The following proteins are encoded in a genomic region of Deltaproteobacteria bacterium:
- a CDS encoding aspartate aminotransferase family protein, with protein MDKEQREKAIAALNYPEAPKLVTEYPGPKSKAIYDECMILESPQRASGLAWPIAVEEGRGACLKDVDGNIFIDGCSGIAVAGVGHNHPRVVKAIQEQAARFGHGFDLSNPVKTRLLKKMVETAPPGLKDGSFVTLAMGGTDAVETAVKQAKMITGRSQICAFEGAYHGVFGTANAMTTGAAYRRNYGPLMPGVFHVPYPYCFRCPFNLEYPKCDMQCAKFVDYQLNTPYTGKDDVAAIVAEGMQGEGGYVVAPKEWWPMMREIADKNGCLLVDDEVQSGFGKTGRLWAIEHYDCQPDVMIFGKAVGGDQPVAGVFTRSQYWEKLAMGSQPVTFASNSISMAASLANYEIMLDPEMDLMGRATKLGNEFQAMIKEAQKTIEIIGEVRGLGLLQAIELVKDPKTREPVDSRKLMGLLLGPVAARGLWIVPAGRYTNVIRFMPPLTIAYDHFIKSVEIIIEVLKAGKDDLSA; from the coding sequence ATGGATAAAGAACAAAGAGAAAAGGCCATCGCTGCATTGAATTATCCTGAAGCGCCGAAACTTGTAACCGAGTATCCAGGCCCCAAGAGCAAGGCCATATATGACGAGTGCATGATACTGGAATCCCCGCAGCGCGCCTCCGGACTTGCGTGGCCCATTGCCGTGGAAGAGGGAAGGGGCGCCTGTCTGAAAGACGTTGACGGAAATATCTTTATTGACGGCTGTTCGGGCATTGCCGTCGCCGGTGTCGGCCACAATCACCCCAGGGTGGTCAAGGCGATCCAGGAACAGGCGGCCAGATTCGGGCATGGGTTTGATCTGTCCAATCCGGTCAAGACAAGGCTTTTAAAAAAGATGGTCGAAACCGCGCCGCCGGGGCTCAAAGACGGCAGCTTTGTGACCCTGGCCATGGGCGGCACTGATGCTGTGGAAACAGCCGTGAAGCAGGCTAAAATGATCACAGGCAGATCTCAAATCTGCGCCTTTGAAGGGGCGTATCACGGCGTTTTCGGGACGGCCAACGCCATGACAACTGGCGCGGCCTATCGAAGGAATTACGGGCCCTTGATGCCCGGGGTGTTCCATGTGCCGTATCCTTACTGTTTTCGGTGTCCTTTTAATCTTGAGTATCCGAAGTGCGATATGCAGTGCGCCAAATTCGTAGATTACCAGCTCAATACCCCCTATACAGGCAAGGATGATGTCGCAGCCATCGTGGCCGAAGGCATGCAGGGCGAAGGCGGCTACGTGGTGGCGCCCAAGGAATGGTGGCCCATGATGCGTGAGATAGCGGACAAAAACGGCTGTCTCCTGGTTGACGATGAAGTTCAGTCAGGGTTTGGCAAGACAGGCCGATTATGGGCCATAGAACATTATGACTGCCAGCCGGATGTGATGATCTTTGGCAAGGCCGTGGGCGGGGATCAACCCGTGGCCGGCGTCTTTACCAGATCGCAGTATTGGGAAAAACTGGCCATGGGTTCCCAGCCGGTGACGTTTGCCAGCAATTCCATCAGCATGGCCGCGTCGCTGGCGAATTACGAGATTATGCTCGACCCGGAAATGGACCTCATGGGGCGGGCCACAAAACTGGGCAATGAGTTCCAGGCCATGATCAAGGAGGCTCAGAAGACAATCGAGATAATCGGTGAAGTCAGGGGCCTGGGCCTGCTGCAGGCCATTGAACTCGTCAAGGACCCAAAAACCAGAGAGCCGGTTGATTCCAGGAAACTCATGGGGCTCCTCCTGGGGCCGGTTGCTGCTCGCGGCTTGTGGATCGTCCCGGCCGGGCGGTATACCAACGTCATCAGGTTCATGCCGCCGCTGACCATTGCCTATGATCATTTTATCAAGTCCGTTGAGATCATTATCGAAGTTCTCAAGGCAGGCAAAGATGATTTGAGCGCCTAG
- a CDS encoding VOC family protein, whose product MTPFRDVNGDFLKSNGEGINHIAFTVDAEHFEPEVEKMKTKGLPILFSGWKKNGGGFVYFDTRKVGGIITELMLVPG is encoded by the coding sequence TTGACACCTTTCCGAGACGTAAATGGTGATTTCCTGAAAAGCAATGGGGAGGGTATTAACCACATTGCCTTCACAGTTGATGCTGAGCACTTTGAACCAGAAGTGGAAAAGATGAAGACAAAGGGACTACCCATTCTATTTTCTGGCTGGAAAAAAAATGGCGGCGGATTCGTCTACTTTGATACGCGCAAGGTTGGCGGTATCATCACTGAACTGATGCTGGTCCCTGGTTAA
- a CDS encoding flagellar brake protein, with translation MSAEKTVKKSTQAQRLSLEMGTKMMTTFGDQDTAVKAFLVGMEPGSFLIIRLPELMGSEDFLVEGNKASVRYVSWGMVYGFQSRILGYHHKGGFNLVILSYPKAVKTYDLRKDGRTDSYVLATLTLGKDNFTGFLFDLSPSGCRFAFGKSSEKPDSGLELDEKVTVSFHLPDLEGTQTFVCKTQNIQHDEQSLSLGLQFDLESGAAFSPMGVLRYLEEKEQKK, from the coding sequence ATGAGCGCTGAAAAGACTGTTAAGAAAAGTACCCAGGCGCAGCGCCTGAGCCTGGAGATGGGGACCAAGATGATGACCACCTTCGGGGACCAGGATACCGCGGTCAAGGCCTTCTTGGTAGGCATGGAGCCTGGCTCCTTCCTGATTATACGGCTGCCCGAGCTGATGGGGTCGGAAGACTTCCTGGTTGAAGGAAATAAGGCTTCGGTCAGATATGTTTCCTGGGGCATGGTTTACGGGTTTCAATCCAGAATCCTGGGGTATCATCATAAAGGCGGCTTTAATCTGGTCATACTGTCCTATCCCAAGGCGGTTAAAACCTATGACCTGCGGAAGGATGGGCGAACCGACAGCTACGTCCTCGCCACCCTGACCCTGGGAAAGGACAATTTTACCGGATTTTTATTTGACCTCTCGCCGAGCGGATGCAGGTTCGCCTTTGGGAAATCCTCGGAAAAGCCCGATTCGGGCCTTGAACTGGACGAGAAGGTCACTGTCTCCTTTCATCTTCCAGACCTGGAAGGCACACAGACCTTTGTGTGCAAGACCCAGAACATACAGCACGATGAGCAGTCGCTGTCATTGGGCCTGCAATTTGACCTGGAGTCCGGGGCTGCGTTTTCGCCCATGGGTGTGCTGCGCTATCTGGAAGAAAAAGAGCAGAAAAAGTGA
- a CDS encoding transposase, with protein sequence MARAWRIEYEGALYHVLSRGNEGRNIVDDDDDRRLFLDTLAEMSERFEIDIFTYVLMDNHYHIVFRTRRANLSRSMQWFGATYTKRFNIRHFRSGHLFQGRFKNMLVENDAYLMQLSYYIHRNPLRAGMVKRLASYKWSSYRAYAYGDKANKWLQTEPILSQFLNVKDTHLAYRQSAQKYSIEEQRIWEDLRHGLFLGTKEFVEKIKKRYLPDLPNGEIPQQTQLSKNIDSEAVFEQAAEILNCNQERFRQSARVSQADKLDRDLLIYLMWQSGQLTNRQIGERTQR encoded by the coding sequence ATGGCACGTGCATGGCGCATAGAGTATGAAGGCGCTCTGTATCACGTCTTATCCAGGGGCAATGAAGGGCGCAATATTGTGGACGATGATGATGACCGGCGATTGTTTTTAGATACCCTGGCGGAGATGTCGGAGCGCTTTGAAATTGACATTTTTACTTATGTATTGATGGATAATCATTATCATATCGTGTTTCGAACCCGTCGGGCGAACCTTTCCAGAAGCATGCAATGGTTTGGGGCGACCTACACCAAACGATTTAACATAAGGCATTTTCGAAGCGGGCATCTTTTTCAGGGTCGATTTAAAAACATGCTCGTTGAAAATGATGCCTATCTGATGCAGCTTTCTTATTATATCCACCGAAATCCTCTCAGAGCCGGGATGGTAAAAAGACTGGCGAGCTACAAATGGAGCAGCTACCGCGCCTATGCTTATGGAGACAAGGCAAATAAGTGGCTCCAAACAGAGCCGATATTGTCTCAATTTTTAAATGTGAAAGACACGCACCTGGCTTACCGTCAAAGTGCGCAAAAGTATTCAATAGAGGAGCAGCGAATTTGGGAGGATTTAAGGCATGGGCTATTTTTAGGGACAAAAGAATTTGTGGAAAAAATCAAAAAGCGCTACCTGCCGGATCTGCCCAATGGAGAAATACCTCAGCAAACGCAGTTAAGCAAAAACATAGATTCGGAGGCTGTATTTGAACAGGCGGCTGAAATTCTGAATTGCAATCAGGAGCGTTTTCGCCAATCTGCAAGAGTTTCACAAGCGGACAAACTAGACCGGGATTTACTTATATATTTAATGTGGCAGTCAGGACAGCTAACCAACCGGCAGATTGGTGAACGTACTCAGCGGTGA